From the Papaver somniferum cultivar HN1 chromosome 2, ASM357369v1, whole genome shotgun sequence genome, the window GCCAGGTTTCCTTTTTGCAGTTTGCAAAAGCGCAAGGCGTTGCCAAGAAATCCAGCTTTTTCAAGGATATAGCGATGAGGTAAGTATTGATAATGATGAACCAATTTCTTATAAGACACTTGCAAAAATAGATCTTGGTTTAGGCACATCCAGAAACATTCCTGTTAAGCTGATTAGAAACAAACCTCATAATCCTGTTATATTTGGTTCTTGCAATGGTTTAGTTTGCCTCCCTGTTCGAAAAGATGATGCGCAGTGTCTTGTGTACATATGCAATCCAATGACAGGAGAATATGTTTATCTTCCTGAGATGGATTTTGGTGAAATATCAAGACCTGAGGTTTTTGGTGGGTTTGGTTATTGCCAGtccaccaatgagtacaaggttgttcaAGTTGCTTACCAGTACAACCGATTCAACGAGTCCGGAAGTTTTCAGGTATACGCCCTTGGTGATGGCAGTGGGTGGAGAAACAAAGGAGAAATACGTTACACTAAACAAGAAAGAATGGTCTATGCAAACGACGCACTTTATTGGACGGAGCGTATTGGAGATTATTGGTATATCAATGTATTTGATTTAGCAGGTGAGATGTTTAGTACCATCCCAATGCCGCCGTGTAATGACGTTAACCGTGGCTACAAACGTTTGGTCTCCTTGAATGGTTGTTTGTGTCTATGTCATGTTACAGTTGAAAAGTGTGTAAAAGATGAGGACGATCCTTTCATGCGCAAGGAAGATAAGCGTTTGGTTATGTGGATGTTAAAAAAAGAGCAGCATAAGAAGAGTGAGAATGTTGGGTACTTCCCGGTGGACGAGAATGATGACTCGAACCTTTGGGTTTGGATCAAGGAGTTCAGTATGGCCTACAAAGGTGAGTTCAATGAATCTATGGATTATGAACCATTTGCAGTAACTGATAACAACCATGTTTTGATGTGGGAGGATTGGGATTTGCGAGACTGTAAAGTACCCATTCTTTATGACCCTGACACTGAAAATGTAATTCAACTCTGGAATGAAGATTGGAGATATGCTCAAGCAATTCCTCACATGAATAGCTTTGTTTCGTTGGAAGATCTCGGGGAGAAGTCTGCGAGGTACATTCCAGATGATAATGAGGTTATGCACTTGAGTCAGAAAGTGTAGGATTAAATTTGCCACCATCACCTCCAGGTCTAACATTCTAAATTTTTCGTTTtaataaattctttttttttcttttttgatcagTACAAGTTGGTGATCTTTTTTGATGGC encodes:
- the LOC113353535 gene encoding F-box protein At3g07870-like isoform X3; protein product: MKENHRSSKRRESLQTLANSNGLINNTNLDITEKILLHIPIEFFSRSRAVCKLWRKLLQKPKPGFLFAVCKSARRCQEIQLFQGYSDEVSIDNDEPISYKTLAKIDLGLGTSRNIPVKLIRNKPHNPVIFGSCNGLVCLPVRKDDAQCLVYICNPMTGEYVYLPEMDFGEISRPEVFGGFGYCQSTNEYKVVQVAYQYNRFNESGSFQVYALGDGSGWRNKGEIRYTKQERMVYANDALYWTERIGDYWYINVFDLAGEMFSTIPMPPCNDVNRGYKRLVSLNGCLCLCHVTVEKCVKDEDDPFMRKEDKRLVMWMLKKEQHKKSENVGYFPVDENDDSNLWVWIKEFSMAYKDWRYAQAIPHMNSFVSLEDLGEKSASTSW
- the LOC113353535 gene encoding F-box protein At3g07870-like isoform X2, with translation MKENHRSSKRRESLQTLANSNGLINNTNLDITEKILLHIPIEFFSRSRAVCKLWRKLLQKPKPGFLFAVCKSARRCQEIQLFQGYSDEVSIDNDEPISYKTLAKIDLGLGTSRNIPVKLIRNKPHNPVIFGSCNGLVCLPVRKDDAQCLVYICNPMTGEYVYLPEMDFGEISRPEVFGGFGYCQSTNEYKVVQVAYQYNRFNESGSFQVYALGDGSGWRNKGEIRYTKQERMVYANDALYWTERIGDYWYINVFDLAGEMFSTIPMPPCNDVNRGYKRLVSLNGCLCLCHVTVEKCVKDEDDPFMRKEDKRLVMWMLKKEQHKKSENVGYFPVDENDDSNLWVWIKEFSMAYKDWRYAQAIPHMNSFVSLEDLGEKSARYIPDDNEVMHLSQKV
- the LOC113353535 gene encoding F-box protein At3g07870-like isoform X1 gives rise to the protein MKENHRSSKRRESLQTLANSNGLINNTNLDITEKILLHIPIEFFSRSRAVCKLWRKLLQKPKPGFLFAVCKSARRCQEIQLFQGYSDEVSIDNDEPISYKTLAKIDLGLGTSRNIPVKLIRNKPHNPVIFGSCNGLVCLPVRKDDAQCLVYICNPMTGEYVYLPEMDFGEISRPEVFGGFGYCQSTNEYKVVQVAYQYNRFNESGSFQVYALGDGSGWRNKGEIRYTKQERMVYANDALYWTERIGDYWYINVFDLAGEMFSTIPMPPCNDVNRGYKRLVSLNGCLCLCHVTVEKCVKDEDDPFMRKEDKRLVMWMLKKEQHKKSENVGYFPVDENDDSNLWVWIKEFSMAYKGEFNESMDYEPFAVTDNNHVLMWEDWDLRDCKVPILYDPDTENVIQLWNEDWRYAQAIPHMNSFVSLEDLGEKSASTSW